Proteins found in one Quercus robur chromosome 2, dhQueRobu3.1, whole genome shotgun sequence genomic segment:
- the LOC126714111 gene encoding vegetative cell wall protein gp1-like: protein MLPDQVVWQPYEAHFDDLPPWCVAGRAVWTATVPLVCFHLVEKHTPDRVVRQFGMIQEIPEAVNTDRVLHGIDLRGKIGVNWMQKHAVHILEWGNRFVRRCEAVLGDMPPEHEYHDWFKRVTRRFIDRPGAVVTLLIEGYVRLLRRHLVGTEDHNDITEVLTAVQAMARVQPPIPEAPIEEAAMPTGPSTSTAPAGCQSRPPVATPQLLPTPDPSASTPHASASPTIPSSTPHPSPTVTIPSPNPHSAPTPTIPSPSPHPAPTPTIPSPTPHPSPCPTIPPPTPLPCSGSDVRPPTPQSLDQLSPIPSFDLGTPPDMQQEPPSHSSFSTPSSAIDPPHVQAEQAVGLPTEAEGRPKRISKAPPCGTGGHKHGHNVGPEASDEGHARPPPHYTRRRKIQKR from the exons ATGTTGCCAGACCAG GTGGTGTGGCAGCCATATGAAGCTCATTTTGACGACCTCCCGCCGTGGTGTGTTGCAGGGAGGGCCGTATGGACGGCAACGGTGCCGCTTGTATGTTTCCACCTAGTAGAGAAACATACACCGGATCGTGTTGTTCGTCAATTTGGGATGATCCAAGAAATTCCCGAAGCTGTTAACACTGACAGAGTGCTTCATGGCATTGATTTGAGGGGGAAGATCGGTGTTAATTGGATGCAGAAACATGCTGTGCATATCCTTGAGTGGGGTAATCGCTTTGTTCGGCGTTGTGAAGCAGTGCTTGGTGATATGCCTCCAGAGCACGAGTACCACGACTGGTTCAAAAGGGTGACTCGGAGGTTCATCGATAGGCCTGGTGCTGTAGTGACTCTGCTG ATTGAAGGATACGTCCGTTTGTTGAGGCGTCATCTAGTGGGCACGGAGGACCACAATGACATTACTGAGGTGCTGACGGCAGTGCAGGCGATGGCACGTGTCCAACCTCCTATCCCTGAGGCCCCGATTGAGGAGGCAGCTATGCCTACCGGCCCAAGCACGAGCACAGCTCCGGCCGGATGTCAATCCCGTCCGCCTGTTGCTACCCCTCAGCTTCTCCCTACCCCCGATCCCTCTGCATCCACCCCACATGCATCCGCCagccccaccatcccttcatCCACCCCACATCCATCCCCTACCGTCACCATCCCTTCACCCAACCCACATTCAGCTCCTACgcccaccatcccttcacctAGCCCACATCCAGCCCCTACgcccaccatcccttcacccaCCCCCCATCCATCTCCTTGCCCCACCATCCCTCCACCCACCCCACTTCCTTGTTCTGGCTCTGACGTCCGTCCACCCACCCCACAGTCATTAGATCAGCTGTCACCCATTCCATCATTTGACCTGGGTACCCCACCTGACATGCAGCAGGAGCCACCCTCCCATAGTTCATTTAGTACCCCTTCTTCAGCCATTGACCCACCCCATGTTCAGGCTGAGCAGGCGGTTGGGTTACCTACAGAGGCTGAAGGTCGGCCTAAACGCATATCAAAGGCACCTCCGTGTGGGACAGGGGGGCACAAACATGGACACAATGTTGGGCCCGAGGCATCTGACGAAGGACATGCAAGACCTCCTCCGCATTATACGAGACGACGTAAGATTCAAAAAAG GTGA
- the LOC126714113 gene encoding F-box/FBD/LRR-repeat protein At5g53840-like → MDRPYELLASPTMSDESMFSNLPEHIVHHILSFLGMADIVRLSFTSKSCRESCVSISSLDFDALQYPTLRGFQDQLMNICERFLSLRNGWKLSRLCVHSQFIENRTESSRVVTMLHMAVGCDVEFLDLEFSQEEEWEMFSLPICIFHCGSLKSLTINMHCLNLKFPSALRFSNLQSLSLKSIWLVDECFGESVSCCKFLRELWLENVCGVENLTIENSNLERFSILYSYHPELCHLNISGQKLIEINVEWRFKSPLSKSVKISAPNLRYLKWVGYITGHNCLGSLMHLERVELFLQCRDLDTTQELPNIFRSVISTKDLHLHDHGIMNLHNYDPLPISSENVQCLSLSIQKFEDYLVPAMASLLRRFPKLKALDIKYSLPIRTTTMSGFDKVYWQSQHLEFIHQLESVSIELLDGETELELAIYILEHATKLKKMVIFYSLSLPSGFISRIGKDRMSSSPVVVLKKI, encoded by the exons ATGGATCGCCCATATGAGTTGTTGGCCTCTCCAACGATGAGTGATGAATCTATGTTTAGCAATCTTCCAGAGCATATCGTTCATCACATCCTTTCTTTTCTCGGAATGGCAGACATTGTTCGGCTGAGCTTCACATCCAAAAGCTGCAGAGAATCATGTGTGTCTATATCATCTTTAGATTTTGATGCCCTGCAATATCCTACATTAAGAGGTTTTCAAGACCAACTTATGAATATTTGCGAAAGGTTCCTGTCTTTGCGCAACGGGTGGAAGCTGTCTCGGCTTTGTGTACATTCCCAGTTCATTGAGAATCGTACGGAAAGCTCTCGTGTTGTCACAATGTTGCATATGGCGGTTGGGTGTGACGTTGAGTTTCTTGACCTGGAATTCTCTCAAGAGGAAGAATGGGAAATGTTTAGTTTGCCAATTTGCATCTTTCATTGTGGATCCCTGAAGTCTCTTACAATCAATATGCATTGCCTCAACCTTAAATTTCCCTCTGCATTGAGGTTTAGCAATCTCCAATCCTTATCTTTAAAATCTATCTGGCTTGTCGATGAATGCTTTGGAGAATCAGTTTCATGTTGCAAGTTCCTTAGGGAATTATGGCTTGAAAATGTATGTGGTGTAGAGAATTTAACAATAGAAAATTCCAACCTGGAACGTTTTTCAATATTGTACTCTTACCACCCAGAGCTCTGTCATCTTAATATCTCGGGTCAGAAGCTTATCGAAATAAATGTTGAATGGCGATTTAAATCTCCTCTTAGTAAGTCAGTGAAAATTTCTGCTCCAAACCTCAGATATCTTAAATGGGTTGGATATATAACAGGTCACAATTGTTTAGGGAGCTTGATGCATTTGGAACGTGTTGAACTCTTTCTACAATGTAGAGATCTTGATACAACTCAGGAGTTACCTAATATTTTTCGAAGTGTTATCAGCACCAAAGATCTACATCTACATGATCATGGCATTATG AATCTTCATAATTATGATCCCTTGCCAATTTCATCGGAAAATGTACAATGCTTGTCTCTATCTATTCAAAAATTTGAGGATTACTTAGTCCCAGCAATGGCATCCCTTCTTAGAAGATTTCCTAAACTGAAAGCTCTAGACATAAAATATTCTCTGCCCATACGTACCACAACT ATGTCTGGGTTTGATAAAGTATATTGGCAATCTCAACATTTGGAGTTTATTCATCAACTTGAGTCGGTATCTATAGAGCTTCTCGATGGGGAGACTGAATTGGAGCTAGCAATATATATTCTCGAGCATGctacaaaattaaagaagatggTCATCTTTTACTCCCTTTCCTTGCCGTCTGGTTTTATTTCACGAATAGGTAAAGACAGGATGAGTTCATCTCCTgtagtagttttgaagaaaatataa
- the LOC126700932 gene encoding uncharacterized protein LOC126700932: MGSQSLKNIDINVYFGGPLYNPEGIDGFPFRGEGIECYYMMLRRKLKTLTDLKRKIMDELKLNPAWYDIKIIYRYPQEVLHERINYGYMAIKEDKHVKMMFNRIQKMSQVNAAELYVSLEASVDNSTEVVQETSTALQFTTLDNGCTTMGGYAMGGYTLPSQDYVANTGETLYSQETHLEEEDEDEDHAANDNINNDDMDQYEERIEQGLTFANKAAVKRALIIYAAKDNRNFSIQRSSTTQLCAACVDDNCKWYVGAYMKSKLNGLWMVTSYVGPHSCIPFGLRRDGRMMDSNFVASEIVGRLRKKHTATIDELWEIIRTKYDHELSYYKVWDAKQKAIAKIFGDWEESYQRLRKLLLAYLDQDSGTQYSYHTIPKPLEGTTLLRYVYWAFAPCIAAFQYCRPVISIDGTHLYGKYKGVLMIAMATDANQKVLPIAFAVVDKESGASWGWFLECLRTSIERVIENKDICIISDRHKGIKCAIREWPRGQDGRERVYHRYCLRHVASNFNTHFDNPTLKALALKAGYATHDAKFVSIMQTIKEAEINLLRGVDPTDRRIIRYMPYTYLMSEDVDKWTQSHDGGRRYGAMTTNISECFNGVLKGARGLPIAAMVEFTFFKLVAYFHDRHKQITSDLSRGKVWSDYAMEIYNKNEQKIAGHTLRNYNHAEGIYQVVTPYNDHRAGGGNHSHDVRIFDRTCGCGKWQNLKIPCSHAIKVLKGLHLDAPSYIDPCYNLNNAILTYSHNFVVPKSESLWTDVRGPRWVPDPQLLRAKGRPTMSRIRNEMDGVRRERGSRREDPELREIQPRQRCKVCHQEGHNRRCCPNSHGASTSGSAMN; the protein is encoded by the exons GTTCACAATCTTTGAAGAATATTGACATAAATGTATACTTCGGTGGACCCCTTTACAATCCTGAAGGGATTGACGGATTTCCATTTAGAGGGGAGGGTATTGAATGCTACTACATGATGTTACGTCGTAAGTTGAAGACGTTGActgatttgaagaggaaaataatggACGAATTGAAATTGAACCCTGCTTGGTATGACATCAAGATTATTTATCGTTACCCACAAGAAGTTCTTCATGAACGGATAAATTACGGGTATATGGCGATTAAAGAAGATAAACATGTAAAGATGATGTTTAATAGGATCCAGAAAATGTCCCAAGTAAATGCTGCTGAGTTGTATGTAAGTTTGGAGGCGAGTGTAGACAACAGTACTGAGGTGGTGCAAGAAACATCTACGGCTTTACAATTTACAACCCTAGATAATGGATGCACTACAATGGGAGGGTATGCAATGGGAGGTTATACGCTCCCATCTCAAGATTATGTTGCAAATACTGGTGAAACCCTCTACTCTCAAGAGACACATTTAGAggaggaagacgaagacgaagatcaTGCTGCGAATGATAACATAAATAATGATGATATGGATCAGTACGAAGAGAGGATTGAGCAAG ggttgacttttgcaaataaagCTGCGGTGAAGCGTGCATTGATAATATACGCAGCAAAGGATAATAGAAATTTCTCCATCCAAAGGTCGAGCACAACTCAATTGTGCGCCGCATGCGTTGACGACAACTGCAAGTGGTACGTTGGGGCATACATGAAGTCTAAATTGAATGGTCTGTGGATGGTCACGTCTTATGTGGGTCCACACAGTTGTATACCCTTTGGGCTGCGAAGAGACGGTAGAATGAtggattctaattttgttgcatCAGAAATTGTGGGAAGATTGCGAAAAAAGCACACTGCTACTATTGATGAGCTTTGGGAGATCATACGTACTAAGTATGATCATgagctttcttactataaagTATGGGACGCAAAACAGAAGGCAATTGCTAAGATTTTTGGGGATTGGGAGGAGTCTTACCAAAGGTTGCGAAAGTTGTTGTTGGCATACTTGGATCAGGATTCGGGTACCCAGTATAGCTATCACACCATACCTAAGCCATTAGAAGGTACTACGTTACTGCGCTATGTATATTGGGCATTCGCTCCATGCATTGCTGCATTCCAGTATTGCAGGCCAGTGATCAGTATTGATGGAACTCATTTATATGGTAAATACAAAGGGGTATTGATGATTGCAATGGCAACGGATGCTAATCAAAAGGTTTTGCCTATCGCCTTTGCTGTTGTGGATAAGGAGTCAGGGGCtagttgggggtggtttttAGAGTGTCTCAGGACTTCGATAGAGCGTGTTATTGAAAACAAGGACATTTGCATTATTTCTGACCGACATAAAGGTATCAAATGCGCCATTCGAGAGTGGCCTAGAGGGCAAGACGGAAGAGAACGGGTATATCATcgatattgccttcgacatgttgctagcaacttcaacacacACTTTGATAACCCGACTCTAAAGGCATTGGCCTTGAAAGCTGGATATGCGACTCATGATGCTAAATTTGTGTCCATAATGCAAACCATTAAAGAGGCCGAGATTAATTTACTGAGGGGTGTAGACCCTACTGATCGCCGGATTATACGTTATATGCCATACACATATCTAATGAGTGAGGATGTAGACAAATGGACCCAGTCACATGATGGTGGAAGACGTTacggggcaatgacaaccaatatcTCTGAGTGCTTTAATGGGGTTCTTAAAGGTGCCCGCGGTTTGCCCATTGCTGCAATGGTTGAGTtcactttttttaaacttgttgcATATTTCCACGATCGACATAAACAAATTACTTCTGATCTCTCTCGAGGTAAGGTGTGGAGTGATTATGCAATGGAGATCTATAACAAAAATGAGCAGAAAATTGCAGGACACACTCTGAGGAATTATAATCATGCAGAGGGTATATATCAAGTGGTTACCCCGTATAACGACCATAGAGCTGGAGGGGGAAATCACAGTCATGATGTGCGCATATTTGATAGAACATGTGGTTGTGGAAAGTGGCAAAACTTGaagatcccttgttcacatgcaattaaagttCTTAAAGGTCTACATCTCGATGCGCCCAGCTATATTGACCCATGTTACAATCTGAACAACGCCATTCTCACATATTCACATAattttgtggtgccaaagtcAGAGTCATTATGGACAGACGTTCGCGGACCACGGTGGGTGCCTGACCCACAATTGTTGCGGGCCAAAGGTCGTCCTACGATGTCAAgaataaggaatgaaatggatggGGTACGGCGAGAACGGGGAAGCCGGAGGGAAGATCCGGAGTTGAGGGAGATTCAACCGAGGCAACGATGTAAAGTGTGTCATCAAGAGGGGCATAACCGTAGATGCTGTCCCAATTCCCATGGGGCTTCGACAAGTGGTAGTGCTATGAACTAG
- the LOC126714112 gene encoding PHD finger protein MALE MEIOCYTE DEATH 1 → MSIPILEACKKRKRRPQLYGFHTFGDPGCPIDPKGAFRDNIRVFLQQCAELDDNNVQSMSAWCTLLVHETKSFIVPLYTIEEDVKYSPRPYCDHCRCAGWSNHFVSKRKYHLIIPVDNEWNKPLADNVIDLQTHLLHGLIHCNGFGHLVCINGIEGGSKYLCGREIMDLWDRICKNLRTRKITVEDVSKKRSMDLRLLYGVAYGHSWFGRWGYRFCRGSFGVAEHNYNKAIEILTSLELDKIIQDFSNTDQYKEIKQIIRHCRDMSETQLVTIRDLLRFMLTVKCSRAPLQLNSDTAALSSISRASSRITLRNKPFVKEKPQSYKRFSTAIANMDSRWPARRLEFAAEVIVDALKEKKAESFCHSGMTRQDLRDAARLHIGDTGLLDYVLKSMNNVIVGSHVVCRTVNPTTRILEYSIHELVHGVKVSEPEAENFPKPLPAPALVPGNDFYSDVVYLYKNVLLDYPGSHLVELATQAVLDSKHFVKEWPFIDEEEQLLTFVCRLMPSLCGIGTELKELPSGEIVVVPLHATVGELKLAVECALRDTYCITEGLEVMEIEDLEELEDNEVLFGVVESGVELHVRGSGIDIENRLSYQGGADNWMVRCECGAQDDDGERMVACDICEVWQHTRCCGIEDTETVPPLFVCSGCCVSLVPQKAESCCSFECSSDLLMPTETYGLELGY, encoded by the exons ATGTCAATCCCAATTCTTGAGGCCTGCAAGAAGAGGAAGCGAAGGCCGCAGCTTTATGGGTTTCACACGTTTGGAGACCCCGGTTGCCCCATCGATCCAAAAGGCGCTTTTCGTGACAATATCCGGGTGTTTCTTCAACAATGCGCTGAACTTGATGACAACAATGTCCAAAGCATGTCAGCTTGGTGTACTCTCCTTGTGCATGAGACCAAAAGCTTCATTGTCCCTCTGTACACCATTGAAGAGGATGTCAAGTACTCTCCAAGACCCTACTGTGATCACTGCAGATGCGCAG gttggAGTAATCATTTTGTATCGAAAAGAAAGTATCATTTGATAATCCCAGTAGATAATGAATGGAATAAGCCTTTGGCTGATAATGTCATTGATCTTCAAACCCATCTATTGCATGGTTTGATTCACTGCAACGGGTTTGGTCATTTGGTCTGCATCAATGGAATTGAAGGGGGTTCTAAGTATCTATGTGGCAGAGAAATCATGGATTTGTGGGATCGGATTTGTAAAAATCTACGAACCCG GAAAATCACAGTTGAGGATGTGTCAAAGAAGAGGTCAATGGATCTTAGATTGCTCTATGGGGTTGCTTATGGACATTCTTGGTTTGGTAGATGGGGTTATAGATTTTGCCGTGGAAGCTTTGGAGTGGCAGAGCACAATTACAATAAAGCTATTGAAATTCTTACCTCATTGGAACTTGACAAAATCATCCAAGATTTTAGTAACACAGACCAATACaaagaaatcaagcaaataaTTCGTCATTGCAGAGATATGAGTGAAACCCAGCTGGTGACAATCAGAGATCTTCTAAGGTTTATGCTAACTGTCAAGTGCTCTCGTGCTCCTTTGCAATTAAACAGTGATACTGCTGCTCTATCCTCCATATCTAGAGCTTCAAGCAGAATTACTCTCCGAAACAAGCCTTTTGTAAAGGAAAAACCGCAGAGTTATAAAAGGTTCTCGACTGCAATTGCTAATATGGATAGCAGATGGCCTGCAAGAAGACTAGAATTTGCAGCAGAAGTGATTGTAGATGCATTGAAAGAGAAGAAAGCAGAAAGCTTTTGTCATAGTGGAATGACCCGGCAAGATCTGAGAGACGCAGCACGGCTTCACATCGGTGACACAGGTTTGCTGGATTATGTGCTAAAATCAATGAACAATGTAATTGTTGGAAGTCATGTTGTGTGTCGTACAGTCAACCCAACAACTCGGATTTTGGAATATTCAATCCATGAGCTTGTTCATGGAGTCAAGGTTTCTGAACCAGAGGCAGAAAATTTTCCAAAGCCCCTTCCAGCACCAGCTCTTGTGCCAGGGAATGATTTTTATAGTGATGTGGTTTATCTGTATAAAAATGTACTTTTGGATTATCCAGGATCGCATTTGGTGGAATTGGCAACTCAGGCAGTTCTAGACAGTAAACATTTTGTGAAGGAGTGGCCATTCATTGATGAAGAGGAGCAGTTATTGACATTTGTTTGCCGATTGATGCCAAGTTTGTGTGGTATAGGAACTGAATTGAAGGAGTTACCATCAGGAGAGATTGTAGTAGTTCCACTGCATGCAACAGTTGGAGAGTTAAAGCTAGCGGTGGAGTGTGCACTGAGGGACACTTACTGTATCACCGAAGGACTTGAGGTGATGGAAATAGAAGACCTGGAGGAGTTGGAGGATAATGAAGTGCTTTTTGGGGTAGTTGAGTCTGGTGTGGAACTACATGTGAGAGGGAGTGGTATAGACATCGAGAATCGATTGAGTTACCAAGGTGGGGCTGACAATTGGATGGTGAGGTGCGAATGTGGGGCTCAAGATGATGATGGAGAAAGGATGGTAGCATGTGACATTTGTGAGGTATGGCAGCACACTCGCTGCTGTGGCATTGAGGATACTGAGACTGTTCCACCGCTGTTTGTTTGCTCAGGGTGCTGTGTGTCACTTGTACCACAAAAAGCTGAATCTTGCTGTAGTTTCGAGTGTTCCAGTGATTTGCTGATGCCTACAGAGACTTATGGACTGGAGCTCGGGTATTAA